A genome region from Eremothecium cymbalariae DBVPG#7215 chromosome 4, complete sequence includes the following:
- a CDS encoding uncharacterized protein (similar to Ashbya gossypii AGR044C), with protein sequence MNFYISGQSSAYPTNMSSSSTHTSSIFSRENEDYYWRIREIEQYYIKTLLSDDHEFEAVSSGCDEGKPQVKVGGGVPGWLQRCGGFGEEQGGVVGSESSLEVEINSQYRPANGTLPLTTENLAMLQHPVREGEKESVVVAGVQQRHVTQEDGEGRAAELDEQQQQQQQPQEKVNKTLYKTELCESFATTGFCKYATKCQFAHGLHELKFKERSNKFRTKPCINWSTTGYCRYGKRCCFKHGNDQDIEVYLKAGLIKMNADGTTDEEYKGCDSQLVTEKKRNLHANVKILQTMIW encoded by the coding sequence ATGAATTTTTATATTAGTGGTCAGAGCAGTGCTTACCCTACGAATATGTCGTCTAGTTCTACTCACACGTCGTCAATCTTTTCGCGCGAAAATGAGGATTATTACTGGAGGATTCGGGAGATAGAGCAGTACTACATCAAGACATTGTTGTCGGATGACCATGAGTTTGAGGCAGTGTCGAGTGGGTGTGATGAGGGGAAGCCGCAGGTGAAGGTTGGGGGGGGTGTTCCTGGGTGGTTGCAGCGGTGTGGGGGTTTTGGTGAAGAGCAGGGTGGTGTGGTTGGGTCGGAGAGTAGTTTGGAGGTGGAGATTAATTCTCAGTACAGGCCTGCTAATGGGACGCTGCCGTTGACGACGGAGAATCTTGCTATGCTGCAGCATCCGGTGCGTGAGGGTGAGAAGGAGAGTGTGGTGGTTGCGGGAGTGCAGCAGCGGCATGTGACGCAGGAGGATGGGGAGGGGCGGGCGGCGGAGCTAGatgagcagcagcagcagcagcagcagccacaGGAGAAGGTTAACAAGACTCTTTACAAGACGGAGCTGTGCGAGTCGTTTGCAACGACGGGGTTCTGCAAGTATGCGACGAAGTGCCAGTTTGCTCATGGGTTGCACGAGTTGAAATTCAAGGAACGGTCGAACAAGTTTAGAACGAAGCCGTGTATTAATTGGTCTACAACGGGCTATTGTAGATATGGCAAGCGGTGTTGTTTTAAGCACGGGAACGACCAAGATATCGAGGTTTATTTAAAAGCTGGACTTATTAAGATGAACGCTGATGGTACCACTGACGAAGAATATAAGGGCTGCGATTCACAGCTGGTTACggagaagaagaggaatttGCATGCTAATGTAAAGATTTTACAGACGATGATCTGGTGA
- the GIR2 gene encoding Gir2p (similar to Ashbya gossypii AGR045W), with translation MDYKEEQEQELEVLRSIYPEEVEVLCGEYPRIRFQVDLKLEVVPLERSSFTCDTISKEHHLVLEFQLPERYPEEAPEVKIEPYVVSMEGGGEEGEGEEEEEQEYDDHGNLIVGKVENIPDLITFNEYVPKLMLDVHRQVEEDMLLGMQMCFALISSIKELSEDWFQRKLDSLEKEHERRLRERELEEQKKFRGTKVTRESYLAWRSKFRQELGLEERDAERRLQAHCGRITGRKLFEQGLDGEDDADGVGYEEELSQAVRDL, from the coding sequence ATGGACTATAAGGAGGAACAGGAGCAGGAATTGGAGGTGCTAAGGTCGATATATCCGGAGGAAGTGGAGGTTCTGTGTGGGGAGTATCCCAGGATAAGATTCCAGGTGGATTTGAAGTTGGAGGTGGTGCCCTTGGAGAGGTCATCTTTTACCTGTGATACGATAAGTAAGGAGCATCATCTTGTGTTGGAGTTTCAGCTGCCTGAAAGGTATCCGGAGGAGGCGCCGGAGGTTAAGATTGAGCCATATGTGGTTTCGATGGAGGGGGGAGGAGAggaaggagaaggagaggaggaggaggaacaGGAATACGATGATCATGGGAATCTTATTGTGGGGAAGGTAGAGAATATCCCAGATCTGATTACTTTTAACGAGTACGTTCCAAAGCTGATGCTGGATGTTCATCGACAGGTGGAGGAGGACATGCTGCTTGGGATGCAGATGTGTTTTGCATTAATCTCTTCGATCAAAGAGCTAAGTGAAGATTGGTTTCAAAGGAAACTGGACAGTCTGGAAAAGGAGCATGAGCGAAGGCTGCGTGAGAGAGAGCTGGAGGAGCAGAAGAAATTCCGGGGCACCAAGGTTACTAGAGAGTCGTATTTGGCTTGGAGGTCCAAATTTAGACAAGAATTGGGGCTGGAAGAGAGAGATGCTGAGAGAAGATTACAGGCACATTGCGGCAGAATAACTGGCAGGAAACTATTCGAACAGGGCTTGGACGGTGAAGACGATGCAGATGGCGTTGGATACGAAGAGGAGCTGTCGCAAGCTGTTCGGGATTTGTAG
- the ENT5 gene encoding Ent5p (similar to Ashbya gossypii AGR046C): MDSLSKKIGNLGIHDIRNAARFAQNMIIQYEPYQVDIRRATNTDSWGPTPKQLAKVMRNRYQVPMYLITEYTMKRLVDHMAKRPKNLYEKARKEYVNYGNEWRVVLKCLLLLEYLLFTSTSGQELDQVLSCINTHKHILTRDTMQFKVEFSNDGKMEIHERGIKKRCEQVVQYIEDTAYLKRARAKHKQQSVQISSSGVGADGSGSYNDNQVRVGNVSGSSYSSYDLDDEFEEYEPRNVARAVDSSSSNHRQRRSSAVDEQRRQRREILRERIKNSEKQRKASIKGNSNTEPVPDLLDLDDTPAVTAVYNNGNADSHHNGHTESDAEDDDFGDFQSEQRPQTGQPSVVNSLSATHPGNFVSDELLQWGGQVSPTAMASSTTSSTAASSSGKGGKDAFADLFTYSKSRI, encoded by the coding sequence ATGGATTCGTTATCCAAGAAGATCGGTAATTTGGGTATTCATGATATCCGAAATGCAGCGCGGTTTGCTCAGAACATGATTATCCAGTATGAACCTTACCAAGTTGATATTAGACGAGCTACTAATACAGACTCTTGGGGGCCTACGCCCAAGCAATTAGCTAAAGTGATGCGCAATAGGTATCAGGTTCCTATGTATCTTATCACTGAGTATACTATGAAGAGGCTTGTGGATCATATGGCCAAGAGACCTAAGAATTTGTATGAGAAGGCTAGAAAGGAGTATGTGAATTATGGGAATGAATGGCGGGTGGTGCTGAAATGCTTGTTGCTGttggaatatttgttaTTCACGAGTACTTCTGGACAGGAGTTGGATCAGGTACTCAGCTGTATAAATACACACAAACATATTTTAACGCGGGATACTATGCAGTTCAAGGTGGAGTTCAGCAACGACGGCAAAATGGAGATTCACGAGCGCGGAATTAAAAAGAGGTGTGAACAGGTGGTGCAGTATATTGAGGATACTGCGTATTTAAAACGGGCTAGGGCGAAGCACAAGCAGCAGTCTGTTCAAATTAGTTCCAGTGGGGTTGGTGCAGATGGGAGTGGGTCCTATAATGACAATCAAGTACGTGTGGGGAATGTCTCTGGATCTTCGTACTCTTCTTATGATTTAGATGACGAGTTTGAGGAATACGAACCACGCAATGTTGCCCGGGCTGTCGatagttcttcttcaaaccATAGGCAGAGAAGATCGTCTGCAGTGGATGAACAGCGTAGACAAAGGCGGGAAATATTACGAGAACGGATTAAAAACAGTGAGAAGCAGAGAAAGGCCTCTATAAAGGGAAACAGTAATACTGAGCCAGTTCCTGATCTATTGGATTTGGATGACACCCCTGCCGTTACTGCTGTCTATAACAACGGTAATGCTGATAGTCATCACAACGGCCACACTGAGAGTGATGCTGAGGATGATGACTTCGGTGACTTTCAGAGCGAGCAGCGTCCACAAACTGGGCAACCATCAGTTGTCAATAGTCTGTCTGCGACTCATCCAGGTAATTTTGTGTCGGATGAACTTTTACAGTGGGGCGGTCAAGTTTCACCAACAGCGATGGCTTCCAGTACGACAAGTTCTACTGctgcatcttcatctgGCAAAGGTGGTAAAGATGCCTTTGCCGATCTCTTCACATATTCCAAAAGCCGTATATAA